The Sphingobium aromaticiconvertens genome has a segment encoding these proteins:
- a CDS encoding autotransporter assembly complex protein TamA: protein MRLRPTRSVDHALALILICVPMPLMAQSQRTDQPATQPPATDASSTEAPILPDDQFNARLPTFGDTDSKAAPGTPLPSIDTYLDQQMPQIDGASGTAPGATPTLTELPPATEPPADAALAQPLPSLDSVTVPAEVAADASAAAEKAPEVRYVFKVEGFGKTGLEDDFRAASALADGKGQADTAAMVQARAEEDKALAVRLLYSEGYYDATALASFDQPADATGPLTAVISVTTGKQYRLGAIVIQAGPTVPSGLIRDNLPLKTGDPIVAADIEGGEANIALKLPENGYAFAKVGERDILLDPATVTGDYTLPVETGPRGRFRTITTSGDKQAFDADHIKVISRFREGEIYDSRKLDDLRKALVATGLFSSVGVKPVQTGDAAPEGTEYVDLHVEQEAGPPRTLAGELGYGTGQGFRAEGNWTHRNFFPPEGAIIGGIIAGTQEQGISGTFRRANAGKRDRTFQAGAAINHQNYDAYEAFTLGLSATISRASTPIFQKRWTYSYGVEILASNETTLNETTGDTKRLTYFIGALPVQLGYDRSDDLLNPTSGYRANLRVSPEASLQGNLSPYVRATFDLSGYYPVGENIVIAARTRVGTISGVGRDDIAPSRRIYAGGGGSVRGFGYQELGPKDANDDPIGGRSVNEFAVEGRYRFGNYGVVAFVDAGQVYESSIPKFSDMRYGVGVGGRFYTNFGPFRADIAMPINRQPGESKFALYIGIGQAF from the coding sequence ATGCGTTTACGGCCGACGAGAAGCGTTGACCATGCCCTCGCCCTCATCCTGATCTGCGTACCGATGCCGTTGATGGCCCAAAGTCAGCGGACCGATCAGCCAGCGACCCAACCGCCCGCAACTGATGCATCCAGCACCGAAGCCCCCATCCTGCCCGACGATCAGTTCAACGCGCGCCTGCCCACCTTTGGCGACACAGATAGCAAGGCCGCGCCCGGTACCCCGCTGCCATCGATTGACACCTATCTGGACCAGCAGATGCCCCAGATCGACGGGGCATCCGGCACGGCGCCCGGCGCGACGCCCACACTCACAGAACTGCCCCCGGCGACCGAGCCGCCCGCCGACGCCGCGCTTGCCCAGCCATTGCCCTCGCTCGACAGCGTCACCGTCCCCGCTGAAGTGGCGGCAGACGCCAGCGCCGCCGCAGAAAAAGCACCGGAAGTTCGCTACGTCTTCAAGGTCGAAGGGTTCGGCAAGACGGGGCTTGAAGATGATTTCCGCGCCGCCTCTGCCCTCGCCGATGGCAAAGGCCAGGCGGATACCGCCGCGATGGTGCAGGCGCGGGCGGAGGAAGACAAGGCGCTGGCCGTCCGGTTGCTCTATTCAGAGGGTTATTATGACGCAACGGCGCTCGCCTCCTTCGATCAGCCTGCCGATGCAACAGGACCACTAACCGCCGTCATCTCAGTGACGACGGGTAAGCAGTACAGGCTGGGCGCTATCGTCATCCAGGCCGGACCGACCGTGCCATCTGGCCTGATCCGCGACAATCTGCCGCTCAAGACCGGCGACCCGATCGTTGCGGCCGATATTGAGGGGGGCGAGGCCAATATCGCGCTCAAACTCCCGGAAAATGGCTATGCTTTCGCCAAGGTCGGCGAACGCGACATCCTGCTCGATCCGGCAACCGTAACGGGCGACTATACGCTGCCGGTCGAAACAGGTCCGCGTGGTCGCTTCCGCACCATCACCACCAGCGGCGACAAACAGGCGTTCGATGCCGACCATATCAAGGTCATCAGCCGCTTCCGCGAAGGTGAGATATATGACAGCCGCAAGCTGGACGATCTTCGCAAGGCGCTGGTAGCGACCGGCCTTTTCTCCAGCGTCGGCGTCAAACCGGTGCAAACTGGCGACGCTGCCCCGGAAGGCACCGAATATGTCGATCTGCATGTCGAGCAGGAGGCCGGGCCACCCCGCACCCTTGCCGGGGAACTGGGCTATGGCACGGGCCAGGGCTTCCGGGCCGAAGGAAACTGGACGCACCGCAATTTCTTCCCGCCCGAAGGCGCGATCATCGGCGGCATCATCGCGGGTACGCAGGAACAGGGGATTTCCGGCACGTTCCGCCGAGCCAATGCCGGCAAGCGCGACCGGACCTTTCAGGCCGGAGCGGCGATCAACCATCAGAATTACGACGCCTATGAAGCGTTCACGCTGGGCCTGTCGGCGACCATCTCGCGCGCCTCGACCCCGATCTTCCAGAAACGCTGGACCTACAGCTATGGCGTCGAAATCCTTGCCTCCAACGAAACCACGCTCAATGAAACGACCGGCGATACCAAACGGCTGACCTATTTCATCGGCGCGCTGCCGGTGCAGCTTGGCTATGATCGGTCGGACGACCTGCTCAATCCGACCAGCGGCTATCGCGCCAATCTGCGCGTCTCTCCCGAAGCTTCGTTGCAGGGCAATCTATCCCCTTATGTTCGCGCGACCTTCGATCTGTCGGGCTATTATCCGGTGGGAGAGAATATCGTTATCGCCGCCCGCACGCGGGTCGGCACGATCAGCGGCGTGGGCCGGGACGACATCGCGCCATCGCGGCGCATCTATGCTGGCGGCGGCGGATCGGTGCGCGGCTTTGGCTATCAGGAACTGGGACCAAAGGATGCTAATGACGACCCCATTGGTGGACGTTCCGTCAATGAATTCGCGGTCGAGGGGCGCTATCGCTTTGGCAATTACGGAGTCGTCGCCTTCGTCGATGCAGGCCAGGTCTATGAAAGTTCGATCCCCAAATTCTCCGACATGCGCTACGGCGTGGGCGTCGGCGGGCGCTTCTACACCAATTTCGGCCCCTTCCGTGCCGACATCGCGATGCCGATCAACCGGCAGCCGGGCGAATCCAAATTCGCCCTCTATATCGGCATAGGGCAGGCTTTCTGA
- a CDS encoding translocation/assembly module TamB domain-containing protein, with protein MVDETALPTETVRAKRPLPIRIALWVAGLFVALVVLVVALLLGLNTSPGKSFLIKQIAAFKMESGMTIEVGRIEGSIYSDMVIHDLILRDPKGVFAVSPRVRVDWSPFSYIKNHISVRTLESPLVVLARSPQFNVTQSDPNAPILPDLDIDVDRMKIARFVLAKPVIGQKREIAIDGTTHIADGRAQLSALAVVDSGDRLQASIDAVPDQNRLAMKGRLDAPKGGVIAAMAGLTDSMTATLDGKGSWQAWDGRLVATSPKGELANLALVARDGNFTVKGPTRPGLIMAGPIERLTAPALDVDLFAGLNERRVNLKGTLRSTALAASAQGLVDLGKSSFSALKIDAQLLTPGAIMEKVRGKDVRASIILDGPMATPFIDYDISAAQLAFDATGIEGLKASGRAVIDADRIRIPVNATARRVTGLNAAAGGLLENLRVKGDFAYAGGKLISDNLKINSNSIDATAIVLADLDNALYRGALKGRVNDYKIDGVGIVNLTTDVELVPGPKGGFGLAGKFGVRTARWDNASVRDFLGGNALATGRIGMTPEGVFTLAGLKGAAPNFTILSGSGRYGTDGGIAFDAAASSKQYGPLALSVRGTVERPQAVLRAARPNVGVQLSNVVAKLDGEAAGYRLEATGGSPYGPFFGNVLIRTARGPLTIDITKARFAGVDFAGTVQQTNAGPFAGQLSMNGSGINGAVRLASIGKVQGIDIDATASNAKLPGDANIVIGRALVDASMVLYDQPQIVADVQMANAAYGTTVVRQARAKVNYRGGRGTAQVVADGSGGVPFSIAANAALRPNLYAVVLKGKASNIDFRLDKPAIIRTEPGGYRLEPVALVLPQGRVDLAGRFGNSTAVQARFKDFDLAIANLASPGLGIGGKATGTLDYAQSGNAFPNAKTRLAITDFRRSSLTATSAPVAMQIEGKLSAAGGDMRGVIRRGNSDLGRFIAMLAPPGAGASWSEQLMAAPLGGGIRYSGPADVLFSFAGQADQQLSGPIAVAADFSGRLNDPRLNGLVRANALTYTNDTFGTRVTQMRLDGRFTNDRLEIRDFSGRAGDGTVQARGTVGLAAASGFPMDIAVTMDRARLARSEQLGTVVSGTMAITNSQAAGGLVKGDLRLPELRYQIAFPGGADIRQLQGVRRKGERIDIADQQLAAKQAQGGFSNWKLDIRVRADNELYVSGMGLESEWKTDMRVTGTTAAPRVVGKLEVIRGTYSFSGRRFELERGIITFSGAELTNPTLNIRAETQIDAVTAAIVVGGTAQQPDIAFSSTPSLPQDEILSRILFGSNVANLSATQAIQLAVALNGLRGGGGGLNPLGKLQTASGVDRLRVLGSDEASGRGTALAVGQHISNNVYVEIITDAKGFTATQLEVALSKALSLLSKTGGNTGSSANLRYSKDY; from the coding sequence ATGGTGGACGAAACCGCCCTCCCCACCGAAACGGTCCGCGCAAAGCGGCCGCTGCCCATTCGCATCGCCCTGTGGGTAGCCGGCCTGTTCGTCGCCCTTGTCGTGCTGGTGGTCGCCCTGTTGCTCGGCCTCAACACCAGCCCCGGCAAGTCCTTCCTCATCAAGCAGATCGCTGCGTTCAAGATGGAATCCGGCATGACGATCGAGGTCGGCCGGATCGAAGGGTCGATCTATAGCGACATGGTCATCCACGACCTGATCCTGCGCGATCCCAAGGGCGTGTTCGCCGTCAGCCCGCGCGTCCGGGTCGACTGGAGCCCGTTCAGCTACATCAAGAATCACATCTCCGTGCGAACGCTGGAATCGCCGCTGGTGGTGCTGGCGCGTAGCCCGCAGTTCAATGTGACGCAGAGCGATCCCAACGCGCCGATCCTGCCCGATCTCGACATCGACGTCGACCGGATGAAGATCGCCCGTTTCGTGTTGGCCAAACCCGTGATCGGCCAGAAGCGCGAGATCGCGATCGACGGCACCACCCACATCGCCGATGGCCGCGCGCAGCTTTCGGCGCTGGCGGTGGTGGACAGCGGCGACCGGCTGCAGGCCAGCATCGACGCCGTGCCCGATCAGAACCGGCTGGCGATGAAGGGCAGACTGGATGCGCCCAAGGGCGGCGTCATCGCCGCGATGGCAGGCCTGACGGACAGCATGACCGCCACACTGGACGGCAAGGGAAGCTGGCAGGCGTGGGACGGCAGGCTTGTCGCGACCTCACCCAAGGGCGAACTCGCCAATCTCGCTCTGGTGGCAAGGGACGGTAATTTCACGGTCAAGGGACCGACCCGCCCCGGCCTCATCATGGCTGGCCCGATCGAACGGCTGACTGCTCCCGCCCTTGATGTCGACCTGTTCGCGGGCCTCAACGAACGGCGCGTCAACCTGAAGGGCACGCTCCGCTCCACCGCGCTGGCGGCCAGCGCACAGGGTCTGGTCGATCTGGGCAAGAGCAGCTTCAGCGCACTGAAGATCGACGCCCAATTGCTGACCCCCGGCGCAATCATGGAGAAGGTGCGGGGCAAGGATGTCCGCGCCTCCATCATCCTCGACGGGCCGATGGCGACGCCGTTCATCGATTATGACATCAGCGCCGCGCAACTCGCCTTCGACGCCACCGGCATTGAAGGTTTGAAAGCCAGCGGCCGCGCCGTAATCGACGCCGACCGTATCCGCATCCCGGTCAATGCCACCGCGCGCCGGGTCACGGGCCTGAATGCCGCCGCAGGAGGGTTGCTCGAAAATCTGCGGGTGAAGGGTGACTTTGCCTATGCAGGCGGCAAGCTCATCAGCGACAACCTCAAGATCAACAGCAACAGCATCGACGCCACGGCCATCGTCCTCGCCGACCTCGACAACGCCCTGTATCGCGGGGCGCTGAAAGGCCGGGTCAACGACTATAAGATAGACGGTGTGGGCATCGTCAACCTGACCACCGATGTCGAACTGGTGCCCGGTCCCAAGGGCGGCTTTGGCCTGGCGGGCAAGTTCGGCGTCCGAACCGCGCGCTGGGACAATGCGTCGGTCCGCGATTTCCTGGGCGGTAATGCACTTGCCACCGGGCGCATCGGCATGACGCCGGAGGGTGTGTTCACCCTCGCCGGGCTTAAAGGTGCAGCACCCAATTTCACCATCCTGTCGGGATCGGGTCGCTATGGGACCGATGGTGGCATCGCGTTCGACGCTGCCGCCAGTTCGAAGCAATATGGCCCGCTTGCTCTATCGGTGCGAGGCACGGTGGAGCGCCCGCAGGCAGTGCTGCGCGCCGCGCGACCCAATGTCGGCGTGCAACTGTCAAACGTGGTCGCAAAGCTGGATGGCGAGGCCGCGGGCTATCGGCTGGAGGCGACCGGCGGATCGCCCTATGGTCCCTTCTTCGGTAATGTGCTGATCCGCACCGCTCGCGGCCCGCTGACGATCGACATAACCAAGGCGCGCTTTGCCGGGGTCGATTTCGCCGGGACCGTGCAGCAGACCAACGCTGGTCCCTTTGCCGGGCAATTGTCGATGAACGGATCGGGCATCAATGGAGCCGTTCGCCTCGCCAGCATCGGCAAGGTGCAGGGCATCGACATCGACGCCACCGCCAGCAACGCCAAGCTGCCCGGCGACGCCAATATCGTCATAGGCCGCGCCTTGGTCGATGCCTCGATGGTGCTTTACGACCAGCCTCAGATTGTCGCTGACGTCCAGATGGCCAATGCCGCCTACGGCACCACGGTCGTTCGTCAGGCCCGCGCCAAGGTCAATTATCGTGGTGGACGCGGTACAGCGCAGGTCGTGGCCGATGGCAGCGGCGGCGTGCCCTTCTCAATTGCCGCCAATGCCGCGCTCCGCCCGAACCTCTACGCCGTCGTGCTTAAGGGGAAGGCCAGCAATATCGACTTCCGTCTGGACAAGCCCGCGATCATCCGCACCGAACCGGGCGGCTATCGCCTCGAACCCGTCGCGCTGGTACTACCGCAAGGCCGGGTCGACCTTGCCGGACGCTTTGGCAACAGCACGGCGGTGCAGGCGCGGTTCAAGGATTTTGACCTTGCCATCGCCAACCTCGCCAGCCCCGGCCTTGGCATCGGCGGCAAGGCGACCGGCACGCTGGACTACGCCCAGAGTGGCAACGCCTTCCCCAACGCCAAAACCCGCCTTGCCATCACCGATTTCCGTCGGTCGAGCCTGACCGCCACCTCCGCCCCCGTGGCCATGCAGATAGAGGGTAAGTTGAGCGCGGCGGGTGGCGACATGCGCGGGGTGATCCGCCGGGGCAACAGCGATCTTGGCCGCTTCATCGCGATGCTGGCGCCGCCGGGCGCGGGCGCCAGTTGGTCGGAACAGTTGATGGCCGCGCCACTGGGCGGCGGTATCCGCTATAGCGGTCCGGCCGATGTGCTCTTCTCCTTCGCGGGACAGGCCGACCAGCAATTGTCTGGCCCGATCGCCGTCGCCGCCGATTTTAGCGGGCGGCTCAACGATCCGCGCCTCAACGGCCTCGTCCGCGCCAATGCGCTGACTTACACCAACGACACGTTCGGCACCCGCGTCACCCAGATGCGGCTCGACGGACGCTTCACCAATGATCGACTGGAGATACGCGATTTCTCCGGCCGGGCGGGCGATGGGACGGTGCAGGCGCGCGGCACGGTGGGCCTCGCCGCCGCCAGCGGCTTTCCGATGGACATCGCAGTGACGATGGACCGCGCCCGCCTTGCCCGCAGCGAGCAACTGGGCACCGTCGTCAGCGGCACCATGGCGATCACCAACAGCCAGGCGGCTGGCGGACTGGTCAAGGGCGACCTGCGCCTGCCCGAGCTACGCTATCAGATCGCCTTCCCCGGCGGGGCCGATATCCGGCAGCTTCAGGGCGTCCGGCGCAAGGGCGAGCGGATCGACATTGCCGACCAGCAACTCGCCGCCAAACAGGCGCAAGGTGGTTTCAGCAACTGGAAACTCGATATCCGCGTGCGGGCCGACAATGAACTCTACGTCTCCGGCATGGGCCTTGAGTCCGAGTGGAAGACCGACATGCGCGTCACCGGCACCACGGCCGCGCCGCGCGTGGTCGGCAAGCTGGAGGTTATTCGCGGCACCTACAGCTTCTCCGGCCGCCGGTTCGAGCTGGAGCGCGGGATCATCACCTTCAGCGGGGCCGAACTGACCAACCCCACGCTCAATATCCGCGCTGAAACGCAGATCGACGCCGTGACCGCCGCGATCGTCGTCGGCGGCACGGCGCAACAGCCCGACATCGCCTTCAGCTCCACGCCCAGCCTGCCGCAAGACGAAATCCTCTCCCGCATCCTGTTCGGGTCCAACGTCGCCAACCTGTCGGCGACGCAGGCGATCCAGCTCGCAGTCGCGCTCAATGGCCTGCGCGGCGGAGGCGGTGGACTTAATCCGCTGGGCAAGTTGCAGACCGCATCGGGCGTCGATCGTCTGCGCGTCCTGGGCAGTGATGAGGCGAGCGGGCGTGGAACGGCGCTGGCGGTCGGCCAGCATATTTCGAACAACGTCTATGTGGAGATCATCACCGACGCGAAGGGCTTCACCGCCACGCAGTTGGAAGTCGCCCTGTCCAAAGCCCTGAGCCTCCTGTCGAAAACAGGTGGCAATACCGGATCGTCGGCGAACCTGCGTTACTCCAAGGATTATTGA
- a CDS encoding cytochrome b: protein MDRYTRVAQSLHWAIAILILCNLWLGFAHDSLPRAWPVMPVHKSIGLTVLALTLMRILWRLTHPVPPMLATMPPWEKLVAKVTHFAFYALLLIMPLTGWIMTSAGDRPLSWFFLFDVPKFGVTKGDAIVGVSSEGHEILGFLFATLIVLHVAAALRHHFVLKDATLRRMFG from the coding sequence ATGGATCGTTATACAAGAGTAGCCCAATCGCTGCATTGGGCCATCGCGATTCTCATCCTGTGCAACTTGTGGCTGGGCTTTGCTCATGACTCGCTACCCCGCGCCTGGCCGGTGATGCCGGTTCATAAATCGATTGGCCTGACGGTCCTGGCTTTGACGCTGATGCGGATCCTATGGCGGCTGACACACCCGGTTCCGCCCATGCTGGCGACCATGCCGCCATGGGAAAAGCTGGTGGCGAAAGTCACACATTTTGCTTTTTATGCGCTGCTGCTCATCATGCCGCTGACAGGGTGGATCATGACCTCCGCCGGGGATCGGCCGCTCAGTTGGTTCTTTCTGTTCGACGTGCCGAAATTCGGCGTGACCAAGGGCGACGCGATCGTTGGCGTATCGAGTGAGGGGCACGAGATACTGGGCTTCCTGTTTGCGACCCTCATCGTCCTTCATGTCGCGGCGGCCCTGCGCCATCATTTCGTCCTTAAGGACGCTACGCTGCGCCGGATGTTCGGCTGA
- the acs gene encoding acetate--CoA ligase gives MSDDYFPVPEDWARNALMDQAARAADYARSLKDPEAYWLERAQRLDWITPPTCANESSFDEADFGVKWFADGVLNVSANCIDRHLAERGDQTAIIWEPDSPDGQPRHFTYAQVHEQVCRFANVLKEAGARKGDRITIYLPMIPEAAFALLACARIGAVHSVVFAGFSPDALAGRIIDCDSRLVITADEGRRGGKAVPLKTNVDAALAQCTSVRKVVVVKATGGDVMMKDGRDLWLHEAAAKVSVDCPPEPMGAEDPLFVLYTSGSTGKPKGVLHTSGGYLLWSALTHELCFDYRPGDIYWCAADIGWVTGHSYIVYGPLANGATTLMYEGVPNWPTPSRIWEVVDRHQVQTIFTAPTALRALMKERDDFVSATDRSSLRLLGTVGEPINPEAWRWYHSVVGESRCPIIDTWWQTETGAAMIAPMPGATDLKPGSATLPMPGVVPQIVDAEGKVLEGATEGNLVIAASWPGQMRTVYGDHDRFFQTYFTTFPGKYTTGDGARRDADGYYWITGRVDDVINVSGHRMGTAEVESALVLHEAVAEAAVVGFPHDIKGQGIYAYVTLNANEEPSDELRKALVKWVRTEIGPIATPDAIQFAPGLPKTRSGKIMRRILRKIAEGDVSAQALGDTSTLADPSVVDNLVANRQG, from the coding sequence ATGTCTGACGATTATTTCCCCGTGCCTGAGGATTGGGCCAGGAACGCGTTGATGGATCAGGCGGCCCGTGCCGCCGATTATGCCCGTTCGCTGAAAGATCCCGAAGCCTATTGGCTGGAACGGGCGCAGCGGCTCGACTGGATCACGCCCCCGACCTGCGCGAACGAGAGCAGCTTTGATGAAGCTGATTTCGGTGTGAAATGGTTTGCCGACGGCGTGTTGAATGTCAGCGCCAACTGCATCGACCGCCATCTTGCCGAGCGTGGCGATCAGACCGCCATCATCTGGGAACCCGATTCGCCCGACGGCCAGCCGCGCCACTTCACTTATGCCCAGGTGCATGAACAAGTCTGCCGCTTCGCCAATGTGCTGAAAGAGGCGGGCGCCAGGAAGGGCGACCGCATCACCATCTACCTGCCGATGATCCCGGAGGCGGCCTTTGCCCTGCTCGCCTGCGCGCGGATCGGCGCGGTCCACAGCGTCGTATTCGCGGGCTTCTCGCCCGACGCGCTGGCCGGGCGGATCATCGATTGCGATTCGCGGCTGGTCATTACCGCCGATGAGGGACGGCGTGGCGGCAAGGCCGTGCCGCTCAAGACGAATGTCGATGCAGCGCTCGCCCAATGCACCAGCGTGCGCAAGGTCGTGGTGGTCAAGGCGACCGGCGGCGATGTGATGATGAAGGACGGTCGCGACCTTTGGCTGCACGAAGCGGCTGCCAAGGTTTCCGTCGATTGCCCGCCCGAGCCGATGGGAGCGGAAGATCCGCTGTTCGTCCTCTACACGTCGGGGTCGACGGGCAAGCCCAAGGGTGTGCTGCACACCTCGGGGGGCTATCTGCTCTGGTCGGCGCTTACCCATGAACTGTGCTTCGACTATCGGCCCGGCGACATCTACTGGTGCGCTGCCGATATCGGCTGGGTCACGGGGCACAGCTATATCGTCTATGGGCCGCTGGCCAACGGCGCGACCACGCTGATGTATGAGGGCGTGCCCAACTGGCCGACGCCCAGCCGGATCTGGGAAGTGGTGGACCGGCATCAGGTCCAGACCATCTTCACCGCGCCCACGGCGCTGCGCGCGCTGATGAAAGAGAGGGATGATTTCGTCAGTGCCACCGATCGGTCATCGCTGCGCCTGCTGGGCACGGTTGGCGAGCCGATCAATCCAGAGGCATGGCGCTGGTATCACAGCGTCGTCGGCGAAAGCCGTTGCCCGATCATCGATACCTGGTGGCAGACGGAAACGGGCGCGGCAATGATTGCGCCGATGCCGGGCGCTACCGACCTGAAGCCCGGCTCCGCAACCCTGCCCATGCCCGGTGTCGTGCCGCAGATCGTCGATGCGGAGGGCAAGGTGCTGGAGGGCGCGACCGAAGGCAATCTGGTCATCGCCGCCTCCTGGCCCGGTCAGATGCGGACGGTCTATGGCGACCATGATCGGTTTTTCCAGACCTATTTCACCACCTTCCCCGGCAAATATACCACTGGCGACGGCGCGCGGCGGGACGCGGACGGCTATTACTGGATCACCGGCCGCGTGGATGATGTCATCAACGTGTCGGGCCACCGTATGGGCACGGCCGAGGTCGAAAGTGCGCTTGTCTTGCATGAAGCCGTGGCCGAGGCGGCGGTTGTCGGCTTTCCCCACGATATCAAGGGGCAGGGCATCTATGCCTATGTGACGCTGAACGCGAATGAGGAACCCAGCGACGAATTGCGCAAGGCGCTGGTCAAATGGGTCCGCACGGAAATCGGTCCGATCGCGACCCCCGATGCGATCCAGTTCGCGCCGGGGCTGCCAAAGACCCGGTCGGGCAAGATCATGCGCCGCATCCTGCGCAAGATTGCCGAGGGAGACGTTTCGGCACAGGCGCTGGGCGATACGAGTACACTTGCCGATCCGTCGGTGGTGGATAATCTGGTGGCCAACCGTCAAGGGTAA
- a CDS encoding TonB-dependent receptor plug domain-containing protein gives MRSIGYIALATFGWTGPLLAQVPDAEQGGGTIVVTGAGLPLPPGTPAYGTTLINADRLTNSASGRIESVLQDVAGFQQFRRSDSRSANPSAQGATLRALGGNASSRTLVLLDGVPMADPFFGYIPFSALVPDRLSLIRVTRGGGSGGFGAGAVAGTIELASATRDQLPQISGSAFYGSRDATEVSASQSPDLGNGYVTLSGRWDRGNGFQTTPRDQRVAATVPAAYDSWSVGVRAVAPLSADTEVQVRGLIFQDDRTLRFAGADSGSQGQDASIRLVSRGAWKVDALAYLQARNFSNIVISSSSFRKTLDQRNTPSTGIGGKIELRPPVGDAHVLRLGTDLRLARGDMYEDAYNANIAANPATSRRHAGGAQSTLGFFAEDDWTIGPVVLTGGVRADRWTITDGFYKAVSAAGIPTQTSRYPDRSDWEATARAGILLHLSDALALRGAGYTGYRLPTLNELYRPFVVFPITTQANAALTPEKLKGVEAGLDLTPVEGVLLGVTAFYNRLDDAIANATISATVRERQNVNAIVAKGVELTASAQSGSWSFLASYAYSHSRVRAPGAAFNGMTPAQSPRHAASATLGWSAASGPSLSATLRYVSKQYEDDLQSDILPDALTVDAVASVPLGHGVRLVARGENLFDETVVTRNAGGSMDLGAPRTLWLGIRFAQ, from the coding sequence ATGAGGTCTATCGGGTATATCGCGCTTGCCACCTTTGGCTGGACGGGGCCGCTGCTGGCGCAGGTTCCGGACGCAGAGCAGGGGGGTGGGACGATTGTTGTTACCGGCGCTGGCCTGCCTCTGCCACCCGGCACGCCAGCCTATGGCACGACGCTGATAAATGCGGACCGGTTGACGAACAGCGCTTCGGGCCGGATCGAGAGCGTTCTTCAGGATGTTGCCGGTTTCCAGCAGTTCCGCCGGTCGGACAGCCGGTCCGCCAATCCTTCCGCGCAGGGCGCGACCCTGCGCGCACTTGGCGGTAATGCATCCAGTCGAACCCTGGTGCTGCTGGATGGGGTGCCGATGGCCGACCCCTTTTTCGGTTACATCCCCTTTAGCGCGCTGGTGCCCGATCGGCTGTCATTGATCCGGGTGACGCGCGGAGGCGGGAGTGGCGGGTTCGGGGCAGGCGCGGTCGCCGGCACGATCGAACTGGCGAGCGCCACCCGCGATCAACTGCCGCAGATCAGCGGCAGCGCCTTTTATGGCAGCCGCGATGCGACCGAAGTATCGGCCAGCCAGTCGCCTGATCTGGGCAACGGCTATGTGACGCTATCGGGGCGCTGGGACAGGGGGAATGGTTTCCAGACTACGCCGCGCGACCAGCGCGTGGCCGCTACCGTTCCCGCCGCTTATGATAGCTGGTCAGTCGGTGTGCGCGCCGTCGCGCCGCTTTCCGCCGATACCGAGGTGCAGGTGCGTGGCCTGATCTTTCAGGATGACCGCACGCTGCGCTTCGCGGGTGCGGACAGCGGGAGCCAGGGGCAGGATGCGAGCATCCGGCTGGTGTCGCGTGGCGCGTGGAAGGTCGATGCTCTGGCCTATCTTCAGGCGCGCAACTTCTCGAACATCGTCATTTCCTCCTCCTCTTTCCGCAAGACGCTGGACCAGCGCAACACGCCCTCGACGGGGATCGGCGGCAAGATCGAACTGCGCCCGCCCGTTGGAGACGCGCATGTGCTGCGCCTGGGCACCGATCTGCGGTTGGCGCGGGGCGATATGTATGAAGACGCCTATAATGCTAACATTGCGGCCAATCCTGCAACCAGCCGTCGCCATGCTGGCGGCGCGCAGAGTACGCTCGGTTTCTTTGCCGAGGACGATTGGACGATCGGCCCTGTTGTTCTGACAGGCGGTGTGCGTGCGGATCGCTGGACCATTACGGACGGCTTCTACAAGGCTGTGAGCGCGGCGGGCATTCCGACCCAGACCTCCCGCTACCCCGATCGGTCGGACTGGGAGGCGACGGCGCGCGCGGGTATCCTGTTGCACCTGTCCGATGCGCTGGCGCTGCGTGGCGCGGGCTATACCGGCTATCGCCTGCCGACCCTCAACGAATTGTATCGGCCCTTTGTGGTCTTCCCGATCACCACGCAGGCCAACGCCGCCCTGACACCTGAAAAGCTGAAAGGTGTGGAGGCCGGGCTGGACCTGACGCCGGTAGAAGGCGTCCTGCTGGGCGTGACCGCCTTCTACAATCGCCTGGACGACGCCATCGCCAATGCGACGATCAGCGCGACGGTCCGTGAGCGTCAGAACGTCAACGCCATCGTCGCCAAGGGTGTGGAACTGACTGCCAGCGCGCAAAGCGGCTCCTGGTCGTTCCTGGCCAGCTATGCCTATAGCCACAGCCGCGTTCGGGCGCCGGGGGCAGCCTTTAATGGCATGACCCCCGCGCAAAGCCCGCGCCATGCGGCCAGCGCAACGCTGGGCTGGTCTGCCGCATCGGGGCCTTCGCTTTCCGCCACGCTGCGCTATGTATCGAAACAATATGAAGATGACCTGCAAAGCGACATACTGCCCGATGCGCTCACCGTGGATGCTGTCGCCAGCGTCCCGCTGGGCCACGGCGTCCGGCTGGTCGCACGCGGGGAGAATCTGTTCGATGAAACGGTCGTTACGCGCAATGCGGGCGGCTCGATGGATCTCGGCGCGCCGCGGACGCTGTGGCTGGGTATCCGTTTCGCGCAATGA